Part of the Usitatibacter palustris genome, CGGACGGCAGTAGAGGAGAAGCGCGCCGGCCACCGGTCGCGCTCAGGCCGCGGCGTGGCGAAAGAGTGAGAAGAAATTGGCGGTCGTGCGCTGCGCCACTTCCTCGAACGAGACTCCCTTGAGCCGCGCGATCTCCTCGGCGACGTGCTTCACGAATCCCGGCTCGTTCGTCTTGCCGCGAAACGGCACGGGCGCGAGATACGGGGAGTCCGTCTCGACCAGCATGTTCGCGAGCGGGACAAGCTTCGCCACTTCCTTGAGGGCCGCGGCGTTCTTGAACGTGACGATTCCGGAGAAGGAGATGAGGAATCCCAAGTCGATCGCCGCCTGCGCAACCTCCCAGCTCTCCGTGAAGCAGTGCATCACGCCGCCCACCTCGGCGGCCCGTTCCTCGCGAAGGATGGCAACGGTGTCCGCGGCCGACTCGCGCGTGTGCACGACAAGAGGCTTTCCGGTCTCGCGCGCGGCGCGAATGTGTGCGCGAAAGCGTTCGCGCTGCCATTCGGTGTCGCCTTCGACTCGGAAATAGTCGAGCCCGGTCTCGCCGATCGCGACGACCTTCGGGTCATCGGCCAGTGCGACGAGCTCCGCGGTAGTTGCCTCGCGGCCGTCGCGCAGTTCATCCGGGTGCACGCCCGCCGAGCACCAGAGGTTTTCCTTCGACCTCGCGACCGCGAGCACCGCGGGAAACGTCTGGAGCGTCGTGCTGATGGTGAGCGCGTGCGAAACGCCGTTCGAGCGCATGCGTGAAAGCACGCCGTCGAGATCGGCCTTCAGCTCGGGGAAATCCAGGTGGCAGTGGGAATCGACCAGCATGGGGGACATTTTACCGTCCCGACGCACACTCCCTAGCGATATATCCACTCGCGCGTGAGCGGAAGCTCGGTCCGGCCCGGATTGACCTGCCGCGAGGCGAGGATCTGGTGGATCGAGGTCCAGCGCTGGTCGAACGCGTGGGCACATCCGGCGAGGTACAGGCGCCAGACGCGCGCCGTCTTCTCGCTCGAGGCCATGACGGCCTGCGAAAGTCGCCGCTCGAAGTTGGCGCTCCAGTGCCGGAGTGTCTTGGCGTAATGCGGGCGCAGGCACTCGACATCGTGCACCTCGAAATCCTGGTCGCTCATGTCGCGCACCACGCGGTGCAGGTGCGGTATCTCGCCCTGGGGGAACACGTAGCGGTCGATGAACTCCCCTGCGCCCATGCCCACGGCGACGCCATCCGAGCTCGACGAGGTGATGCCGTGGTTCATGAAGAGGCCGCGCTCGCGGAGCAGGCGCCGCACGGTCGCGAAATAGGTGGGCAGGTTCGCGATGCCGACGTGCTCGAACATCCCGACGCTGGCGATCTTGTCGTAGGGCGCGGGCGACTGGTGGTCGCGGTAGTCCTCGAGCAGCACGCGGCAGCGGTGCTGCAGCCCTTCCTCGCGGATCCGCCGCTGCGTCCATTCGAACTGCTGCTCGGAGAGCGTGATGCCGGTTGCGCGGGCGCCGTACTTCTTGGCCGCGTGGAGGATCAGGGCACCCCAGCCGCAGCCGATGTCGAGGAACTGCTCGTCGGCATCGAGCCTCAGCTTGCGGCAGATATGGTCGAGCTTGTTGAGCTGCGCCTGCTCGAGGGAATCGCTTTCCGTGCGGAAGTAGGCGCACGAATAGACCATGCGCGGATCGAGCCACAGCGCGTAGAAGCCGTTGGCAACGTCATAGTGGTGGCGGATGGCCGCGCTGTCCTCTTCGCGCGTATGCGAGCGGGGCGCAGCACCGTCGCGCACGAAGAGCGGGCCGCCCTCGTCTCTCGCAAGCGACTCCGCGGCGCGGATGGCGGCGTCCAGGTCGCCTTCGAGGTCGAGATCGCCATTAACGTAGGCTTCCGCGAGCGAAAGCAGCGTCGGGTGGCTGAGGGCCGTCAGGGCCTGCGGTCGCTTGACGCGGACCGTGGCGAGCGGCTCATCCGAAAGGGGAAACTCCCGTCCATCCCAGAGCACGACCCGCAGCGGCAGGCCGCCCTGGCCTCCCAGTCGCTCGAGCACCTGACCCACGCCAGCAGCAAGAAACACGGTTCCACCTCCGTCCTGTCGCCGTTAGGCAACGCGAAGTCGGCGGGAGTTTCGTCCTGAACCTAGATCGTGTGTGTAGGACGTGAGGACTGCAGCGCGCCAGCGAGGAGGCCTTCCACCTTCTTGCGGAAGTCGCGGCACTGCTCGCTGTCGACGAGCTGGATGCCGATGCCCTGGGGGCGGTTGCCGGCGGTGTGCGCGGGGTTGATCCACGCGACGTGCCCTTGCAGGGAAATCTTCGCGGGGTCGTCCAATAGCGACAGGAGGACGATCACTTCCTCGCCCAGGCGATGCTCGCGATTGCTCGGCAGGAAGATGCCGCCGCCGCGAAGCAATGGGATCCAGGCCGCGTAGAGCGCGGCCTTCGAGCGAATCACCAGGGAGAAGACCCCAGGTCGCGCGACGACGCTTTCGCTAACCGTGTCATTCATGGCCGGTTTCCTGAAGTGGCTCGATTGTAAGACATCAACAGGTGCTCGGCCATAAGGCGTGGATTCAGGGGGTGCGCGGCAAGGCGCCGGGCGGACTGCAATTCGCGATCGAGGTCGAAAAGCGCTTCGATGCTCGCCGACTTCGCCTTCGCTTTCGCGGCGGGCAGGAAGTCGACGTGGTGGCGAAGCTCGCCGGTCGCGCGCAGGCAAACGAGGTCGTGCACCCAGGTTTGCATCCAGAACACCGTGCGATCGAGCGCGGGCCGATCGATGCGCTCCGAGAAGCCCAGGGCGTCCGCCCCGCTCGGCCGCGCAAGCTCGCCGATCACGCGGCGGCGCAGCTCCACCTCCTCGGGCTGGGCGAGGTCACGCGCGAGCAACGGAGCACCCGCGGCGCACGCGAGCGCGACTTCGGGATCCGAGACGTCCTGCGCCTTGAGCCACGCCAGCGCTTCAGCGCGCGGCGGCGGCGCGAGTGCATAGGCGCGGCAACGGCTGCGAATCGTCGCAAGCACGCGGGCGGGCTGGTCGCTCACGAGGATGATCAGCGTGGACGGCGGCGGCTCCTCAAGGGTCTTCAGGAGCGCGTTGGCGGCCGAGGGCTGCATCGTCTCGGCCGGATGGATGAGCAACACGCGAAACCCGGCACGGTGGGTCGACAGCGAAATGAAGTCGGCGTTGGCGCGGATCTGGTCGACCTTGATCACCAGGCTCTTCTTCGCGTCCTTCGCGTCTTCCTTCTCCGCGCTCTCGGGCTCGTCCTCGAGCATCACCTCGGGCACCACTTCGCGGTAGTCGGGGTGGTTGCCCTGCGAGAGCCAGTGGCACGAGGAACAGGTCATGCAGGCCATGCCTTCGCGCGGCGTCTCGCACAGCACTGCGGCGGCGGCAGCACGCGCGAATTCCGCCTTGCCGATGCCCTTGCGTCCGTGGACGAGGAGCGCGTGCGGGATCCTTGCGCGATCGGCGAGGAGCCGCTGCAGCGATTCGCGATGCCAGGGCAGCGGCGTCATGCGAAGGCCCGCGAGAACGCGACAACCACGCGCTCGCGCACTTCCTCGAGCGTGCCGGCAGCATCGATCACGTGAATGCGCCCCGACGACGCGCGCGCCCGTTCCAGGTACGCCTCGCGCACGCGCTGCACGAAGGCCGCTTGCTCGCGCTCGAATTTGTCAGGCGCGCCATTGCGCGCGAGGCTGCGCTGCGCGGCCACGGCCGGGTCGAGATCGAAGAGAAAGGTGGCATCGGGCTGCAGGCCGGGATGCACGACGGTTTCGAGCGCCGCGAAGACTTCCTTCGGCAAGCCCCGTCCACCACATTGGTAGGCATAGCTCGCATCGCTGAAACGATCGGAAATCACCCAGCGGCCGGCAGCGAGTGCGGGTTCGATGACGCGCACGACGTGCTCGCGCCGCGCCGCGAACATCATGAGCGCTTCGGTGCGCGGATCCATCGCCACGTCGAGCACGATCTCGCGCAGCTTCTCGCCCAGCGGCGTTCCGCCCGGCTCGCGCGTCACGAC contains:
- the holB gene encoding DNA polymerase III subunit delta'; translation: MTPLPWHRESLQRLLADRARIPHALLVHGRKGIGKAEFARAAAAAVLCETPREGMACMTCSSCHWLSQGNHPDYREVVPEVMLEDEPESAEKEDAKDAKKSLVIKVDQIRANADFISLSTHRAGFRVLLIHPAETMQPSAANALLKTLEEPPPSTLIILVSDQPARVLATIRSRCRAYALAPPPRAEALAWLKAQDVSDPEVALACAAGAPLLARDLAQPEEVELRRRVIGELARPSGADALGFSERIDRPALDRTVFWMQTWVHDLVCLRATGELRHHVDFLPAAKAKAKSASIEALFDLDRELQSARRLAAHPLNPRLMAEHLLMSYNRATSGNRP
- a CDS encoding TatD family hydrolase — its product is MLVDSHCHLDFPELKADLDGVLSRMRSNGVSHALTISTTLQTFPAVLAVARSKENLWCSAGVHPDELRDGREATTAELVALADDPKVVAIGETGLDYFRVEGDTEWQRERFRAHIRAARETGKPLVVHTRESAADTVAILREERAAEVGGVMHCFTESWEVAQAAIDLGFLISFSGIVTFKNAAALKEVAKLVPLANMLVETDSPYLAPVPFRGKTNEPGFVKHVAEEIARLKGVSFEEVAQRTTANFFSLFRHAAA
- a CDS encoding class I SAM-dependent methyltransferase; the encoded protein is MFLAAGVGQVLERLGGQGGLPLRVVLWDGREFPLSDEPLATVRVKRPQALTALSHPTLLSLAEAYVNGDLDLEGDLDAAIRAAESLARDEGGPLFVRDGAAPRSHTREEDSAAIRHHYDVANGFYALWLDPRMVYSCAYFRTESDSLEQAQLNKLDHICRKLRLDADEQFLDIGCGWGALILHAAKKYGARATGITLSEQQFEWTQRRIREEGLQHRCRVLLEDYRDHQSPAPYDKIASVGMFEHVGIANLPTYFATVRRLLRERGLFMNHGITSSSSDGVAVGMGAGEFIDRYVFPQGEIPHLHRVVRDMSDQDFEVHDVECLRPHYAKTLRHWSANFERRLSQAVMASSEKTARVWRLYLAGCAHAFDQRWTSIHQILASRQVNPGRTELPLTREWIYR
- a CDS encoding PilZ domain-containing protein; protein product: MNDTVSESVVARPGVFSLVIRSKAALYAAWIPLLRGGGIFLPSNREHRLGEEVIVLLSLLDDPAKISLQGHVAWINPAHTAGNRPQGIGIQLVDSEQCRDFRKKVEGLLAGALQSSRPTHTI
- the tmk gene encoding dTMP kinase; protein product: MRGKFITVEGIDGAGKSSHLAQLGLMVRKGGFEEVVTREPGGTPLGEKLREIVLDVAMDPRTEALMMFAARREHVVRVIEPALAAGRWVISDRFSDASYAYQCGGRGLPKEVFAALETVVHPGLQPDATFLFDLDPAVAAQRSLARNGAPDKFEREQAAFVQRVREAYLERARASSGRIHVIDAAGTLEEVRERVVVAFSRAFA